A window from Chitinophagales bacterium encodes these proteins:
- a CDS encoding aquaporin family protein: MIGEFFGTLLLILLGNGVNANVVLTRSKGNNSGWIVIAFGWAMAVFIGVYTSIKLGGSGHINPAITIALGLFQDFDINQVLPYIGAQFGGAMIGSSMAWLAYKQHFDITDDKDLQLAVFSNSPAIPNTFYNLITEIIGTFALVFGALSFSPASSTLGSLDALPAGLLVLAIGLSLGGPTGYAINPARDLGPRIMHFILPIKNKRDSNWGYSWIPVVGPVIGALLAAYIYSQLGG, from the coding sequence ATGATTGGTGAATTCTTTGGCACTCTGTTGCTCATCCTCTTAGGAAATGGCGTAAACGCCAACGTTGTTCTTACCCGCTCAAAAGGCAACAATAGCGGTTGGATCGTCATTGCGTTTGGTTGGGCTATGGCCGTATTTATCGGAGTCTATACGTCTATCAAACTCGGGGGCAGTGGGCATATCAACCCGGCTATAACAATTGCGTTGGGATTATTTCAGGATTTCGACATCAATCAGGTACTGCCTTATATTGGTGCCCAATTTGGCGGCGCTATGATTGGGTCATCCATGGCCTGGCTCGCCTATAAACAACATTTTGATATTACGGATGACAAGGACCTTCAACTCGCCGTATTCAGCAATTCTCCTGCCATCCCCAATACGTTTTATAACCTTATTACCGAGATCATTGGCACTTTTGCCCTGGTATTTGGCGCCTTGAGTTTTTCACCAGCATCCTCTACCCTGGGTTCGCTGGATGCCTTGCCAGCGGGATTACTGGTGCTGGCAATCGGCCTCTCCCTCGGAGGCCCAACCGGCTATGCCATCAATCCCGCGCGTGACCTTGGTCCGCGCATCATGCATTTTATTTTACCCATAAAAAATAAAAGAGACAGCAATTGGGGGTATAGTTGGATACCTGTTGTGGGACCAGTGATTGGGG
- a CDS encoding glycerol-3-phosphate dehydrogenase/oxidase, whose translation MNRSSSLKQLKSVPGFDLCIIGGGATGLGIAVDAASRGMKTILLEKDDFAKGTSSRSTKLVHGGVRYLQQGNIKLVMEALRERGLLRKNAPHLVKNQSFVIPNYKWWENPFYGVGLKMYDWMAGSLGLGPSEFLSVEETLARAPTLDPEGLRGGVLYHDGQFDDARLAIHLAMTADELGAILINHMAVTKLIHENKKVIGVIVRDEFSPAKEEMEIRAKCVVNATGVFTDSILNMDEPGAEPIISPSQGIHLVFDREFLASDTAIMIPRTDDGRVLFAVPWHNKIIVGTTDTPVEKVSDEPIALPEEVDFVLEHIRRYLSKDPLREDIRSVFAGLRPLIKGNAKSTAALSRDHHISISDSELITIAGGKWTTYRKMAEDVVDIAMHKAGVTEKECVTRQLRIHGYQEDIDLHVHGYYYGTDAEKIATIIKEDVTLGETIHPSLPYTFAEIVWAVREEMCMTLEDALSRRTRALLLDAKAAIEAAPKVVRVMSKELSLDKTWETEQLAAFKDISRNYSVDTL comes from the coding sequence ATGAACCGTAGTTCCTCCTTAAAACAACTGAAATCCGTGCCTGGCTTTGACCTCTGCATCATTGGTGGGGGTGCCACGGGTTTGGGTATTGCCGTAGATGCGGCGTCGAGGGGAATGAAAACAATTCTCTTAGAAAAGGATGATTTTGCCAAGGGCACTTCTTCCCGCAGTACGAAACTGGTTCACGGCGGGGTAAGGTATCTACAGCAGGGAAATATCAAACTGGTCATGGAGGCCCTTCGGGAAAGAGGCCTGTTACGCAAAAATGCACCTCACCTTGTAAAAAATCAATCCTTTGTCATCCCCAATTACAAATGGTGGGAAAACCCTTTTTACGGGGTAGGCCTGAAAATGTACGACTGGATGGCCGGTAGTCTGGGATTAGGTCCTTCCGAATTTCTTTCTGTGGAAGAAACATTAGCACGCGCCCCTACGCTTGACCCGGAAGGTTTGCGCGGTGGTGTTCTGTATCATGATGGTCAATTTGATGATGCGCGGCTGGCCATCCACCTGGCCATGACCGCTGATGAACTGGGGGCCATATTGATCAACCATATGGCCGTGACGAAATTGATCCATGAAAATAAAAAGGTCATTGGCGTGATTGTACGGGATGAGTTTTCACCCGCGAAAGAGGAAATGGAGATAAGGGCAAAATGCGTGGTAAATGCAACGGGTGTCTTTACCGACTCCATTTTAAATATGGATGAACCAGGTGCTGAACCCATTATCAGTCCAAGTCAGGGGATACACCTGGTATTTGACCGGGAATTCCTGGCCTCGGATACCGCCATCATGATTCCACGTACCGACGATGGGCGTGTATTGTTTGCAGTGCCCTGGCACAACAAGATCATTGTTGGCACTACCGATACCCCGGTTGAAAAGGTCAGTGATGAACCCATTGCCCTGCCGGAGGAAGTGGATTTTGTATTGGAGCATATTCGCCGCTATCTCAGCAAAGACCCTTTACGGGAAGATATCCGAAGTGTATTTGCCGGTTTGAGACCCCTGATCAAAGGCAATGCAAAATCAACAGCAGCACTTTCGCGTGACCACCATATCTCCATTTCCGATTCAGAACTGATCACCATAGCTGGTGGTAAATGGACCACCTATCGCAAAATGGCTGAAGATGTGGTTGACATAGCCATGCATAAGGCTGGGGTAACTGAAAAAGAATGTGTAACCCGACAGCTCCGGATACATGGGTACCAGGAAGATATTGACCTGCATGTTCACGGTTATTATTATGGGACCGATGCAGAAAAAATTGCTACAATAATTAAGGAAGACGTCACATTGGGTGAAACGATTCATCCCTCCCTGCCCTATACCTTTGCCGAGATCGTTTGGGCCGTACGGGAGGAAATGTGCATGACCCTGGAAGATGCCCTGAGCCGGCGAACACGGGCACTGTTGCTGGATGCCAAAGCCGCGATTGAAGCCGCTCCCAAAGTTGTGAGGGTAATGAGTAAAGAATTGTCCCTTGATAAAACATGGGAAACGGAGCAATTGGCAGCTTTTAAGGATATTTCAAGAAATTACTCAGTTGATACATTATAA
- the glpK gene encoding glycerol kinase GlpK, with translation MTSRYILSLDQGTTSSRSILFNEKGDSVGVAQKEFRQIFPQPGWVEHDPEEIWSTQYGTMAEALAKANITMKQIAGIGITNQRETTVVWDRKTGKPLYNAIVWQDRRTAAYCDELKAAGHEIMIRNKTGLVIDAYFSGTKLRWILDNVAGAREKAEKGELAFGTIDSWLVWKLTQGEVHITDVSNASRTMMLNIHTGQWDTELLQLFNIPPSLLPEVKPSSHIYGVTGSLIPESRIPIAGIAGDQQAALFGQMCTQPGMVKNTYGTGCFMLMNTGEKAILSQNNLLTTIAWQINGKMEYALEGSVFIAGAVVQWLRDGLKIIRHSSEVEALAATVADTDGVYLVPAFAGLGAPYWNAYARGSIFGMTRGTSDAHIARAALDSIAYQTADVLKSMEADAGIRIAELRVDGGATVNNTLMQFQSDILHTSVARPKVTETTALGAAYLAGLAVGYWKNIEEIQKQWQLDRAFQPGMTDEKREKLLKGWHRAVKASVAWAES, from the coding sequence ATGACATCCCGCTATATTCTTTCCCTTGATCAGGGAACGACCAGCAGCCGAAGTATTCTATTCAACGAAAAAGGTGATAGTGTTGGTGTTGCACAAAAAGAATTTCGCCAGATCTTCCCTCAACCCGGATGGGTGGAGCATGATCCGGAAGAAATTTGGAGTACCCAATACGGTACCATGGCCGAGGCCCTGGCAAAGGCCAATATAACCATGAAGCAGATTGCGGGTATCGGAATCACCAACCAACGCGAAACCACCGTTGTATGGGATAGAAAAACGGGTAAACCCTTATATAACGCTATTGTGTGGCAAGATCGGCGAACCGCCGCTTATTGTGATGAGCTTAAAGCTGCCGGACATGAGATCATGATCAGGAACAAAACCGGATTGGTGATCGATGCCTATTTCTCCGGCACCAAACTTCGCTGGATACTGGATAATGTGGCAGGCGCCAGGGAAAAAGCAGAAAAGGGCGAACTTGCCTTTGGTACTATAGATAGTTGGCTGGTATGGAAACTCACCCAGGGTGAGGTACATATCACTGATGTGTCGAATGCCTCGCGTACCATGATGCTGAATATCCACACCGGTCAGTGGGATACGGAACTTCTCCAATTATTCAATATCCCTCCTTCCCTGCTTCCCGAAGTAAAACCTTCCAGTCATATTTATGGGGTAACGGGAAGTCTGATCCCCGAATCACGCATCCCCATCGCGGGAATTGCGGGCGATCAGCAAGCCGCTTTATTTGGCCAAATGTGTACCCAACCCGGTATGGTGAAGAACACCTATGGCACGGGATGTTTCATGCTGATGAATACAGGGGAAAAAGCCATTCTTTCACAAAATAATCTGCTTACCACTATTGCCTGGCAGATCAATGGAAAAATGGAGTATGCACTCGAAGGGAGTGTTTTCATTGCAGGTGCGGTGGTGCAGTGGTTACGGGATGGACTTAAGATCATCCGTCATTCTTCGGAAGTGGAAGCGCTGGCGGCTACTGTAGCAGATACGGATGGGGTTTACCTCGTACCTGCATTTGCCGGATTGGGCGCCCCCTATTGGAATGCCTACGCACGGGGAAGTATATTTGGCATGACCCGTGGCACTTCTGATGCGCATATTGCCCGGGCAGCTTTGGATAGTATCGCCTATCAAACAGCCGATGTATTAAAATCCATGGAAGCCGATGCGGGTATTCGTATCGCGGAATTACGGGTGGATGGCGGCGCCACAGTAAACAATACCCTCATGCAATTTCAAAGTGATATTCTCCATACCTCCGTTGCCCGGCCCAAAGTAACGGAAACCACGGCCCTGGGAGCCGCCTACCTCGCCGGACTCGCTGTTGGTTATTGGAAGAATATTGAAGAGATTCAAAAACAATGGCAGCTCGACCGGGCATTTCAACCTGGAATGACAGATGAAAAAAGAGAAAAACTATTGAAAGGCTGGCATAGGGCAGTGAAAGCGAGTGTGGCTTGGGCAGAGAGTTAA